One genomic segment of Balaenoptera musculus isolate JJ_BM4_2016_0621 chromosome 11, mBalMus1.pri.v3, whole genome shotgun sequence includes these proteins:
- the MCUR1 gene encoding mitochondrial calcium uniporter regulator 1 isoform X3, translating into MCSAPPRAPATQPLPQRAPGAQPRPRREPGAPPSRSAPPPENARSPARPAGKRRLGATAHARSCRWCLAGAARDRHEGVRGPVTVSGMDCGSVANERPKRRRRLLLSLAAGRGGGPGGRGVPTRRLPPGLLGGLGALRPSAPAARGGASRASPLLLLLLLPSPRLAAATPRRPLADWERSRAGPSAAPAGRGGARRCQPGLAPGVACAAGALHLCLGQVAALASSRRELSVCAGSLHLESKRRDFTSFRSRKLYFDTHALVCLLEENGFTTQQAEIIVSALVKIMEANMDIVYKDMVTKMQQEITLQEIMSQIANVKKDMIILEKSEFSALRSENEKMKLELHRLKQQVMYSLNERKLLEVKTEVVSLHAQQDRAITQTDRKIDTEVAGLKTMLESHKLDNIKYLAVDFITLSGGGRSKEDSTQLGQ; encoded by the exons ATGTGCTCTGCCCCGCCCCGGGCGCCCgccacccagcccctccctcagcGCGCACCGGgagcccagccccgcccccggcgCGAGCCCGGAGCCCCGCCTAGCCGCTCAGCTCCGCCCCCGGAGAATGCACGGAGCCCCGCCCGTCCGGCAGGAAAGCGCAGGCTCGGCGCCACCGCCCACGCTCGCTCCTGCCGCTGGTGTCTGGCTGGGGCCGCGCGTGACCGGCATGAGGGCGTTCGCGGGCCAGTGACCGTGTCGGGGATGGACTGCGGCTCCGTCGCGAACGAGAGGCCGAAGCGCCGCCGGCGGCTTCTGCTCTCCCTGGCCGCCGGCCGCGGTGGAGGCCCCGGAGGCCGCGGCGTCCCCACGCGCCGCCTCCCGCCCGGGCTCCTCGGCGGTCTGGGGGCGCTGCGTCCCAGCGCCCCGGCGGCCCGCGGCGGCGCGTCACGTGCCTCCCCgctgctcctcctcctgctgctgccctCCCCGCGCTTGGCCGCTGCCACCCCGCGCCGGCCGCTGGCGGACTGGGAGCGATCGCGCGCCGGGCCCTCGGCTGCCCCGGCAGGGCGCGGCGGCGCGAGGAGGTGCCAGCCGGGCCTGGCCCCGGGCGTCGCCTGTGCGGCGGGCGCGCTCCACCTGTGCCTCGGCCAGGTGGCCGCCCTCGCTTCCTCCAGGAGAG AGCTGAGCGTCTGTGCTGGGAGCCTGCATCTGGAGAGCAAAAGGAGAGATTTCACGTCTTTTCGGAGTAGGAAGCTCTACTTTGACACCCATGCCTTAGTGTGTTTACTCGAAGAAAATG GGTTTACTACTCAACAAGCAGAAATCATTGTCTCTGCCTTAGTCAAGATCATGGAGGCCAACATGGATATCGTCTACAAAGATATGGTCACCAAGATGCAGCAG gaGATCACTCTTCAGGAAATAATGTCTCAGATTGCTAATGTGAAAAAAGATATGATTATTTTGGAGAAGAGTGAATTTTCAGCCCTCAGATCAGAAAATGAG aaaatgaaacttgAACTACATCGGTTAAAACAACAAGTAATG TATTCATTAAACGAAAGGAAGCTGCTGGAAGTAAAAACAGAAGTGGTATCATTG cacGCGCAGCAAGATCGGGCCATCACGCAGACAGACAGGAAGATAGATACCGAGGTTGCTGGCCTCAAAACCATGCTTGAGTCACACAAGcttgataatattaaatatttagcag TTGACTTTATAACTCTGAGTGGTGGTGGACGAAGCAAAGAAGACTCCACTCAGCTGGGCCAGTGA
- the MCUR1 gene encoding mitochondrial calcium uniporter regulator 1 isoform X1, with protein sequence MCSAPPRAPATQPLPQRAPGAQPRPRREPGAPPSRSAPPPENARSPARPAGKRRLGATAHARSCRWCLAGAARDRHEGVRGPVTVSGMDCGSVANERPKRRRRLLLSLAAGRGGGPGGRGVPTRRLPPGLLGGLGALRPSAPAARGGASRASPLLLLLLLPSPRLAAATPRRPLADWERSRAGPSAAPAGRGGARRCQPGLAPGVACAAGALHLCLGQVAALASSRRELSVCAGSLHLESKRRDFTSFRSRKLYFDTHALVCLLEENGFTTQQAEIIVSALVKIMEANMDIVYKDMVTKMQQEITLQEIMSQIANVKKDMIILEKSEFSALRSENEKMKLELHRLKQQVMDEVIKVRTDTKLDFNLEKSRVKELYSLNERKLLEVKTEVVSLHAQQDRAITQTDRKIDTEVAGLKTMLESHKLDNIKYLAVDFITLSGGGRSKEDSTQLGQ encoded by the exons ATGTGCTCTGCCCCGCCCCGGGCGCCCgccacccagcccctccctcagcGCGCACCGGgagcccagccccgcccccggcgCGAGCCCGGAGCCCCGCCTAGCCGCTCAGCTCCGCCCCCGGAGAATGCACGGAGCCCCGCCCGTCCGGCAGGAAAGCGCAGGCTCGGCGCCACCGCCCACGCTCGCTCCTGCCGCTGGTGTCTGGCTGGGGCCGCGCGTGACCGGCATGAGGGCGTTCGCGGGCCAGTGACCGTGTCGGGGATGGACTGCGGCTCCGTCGCGAACGAGAGGCCGAAGCGCCGCCGGCGGCTTCTGCTCTCCCTGGCCGCCGGCCGCGGTGGAGGCCCCGGAGGCCGCGGCGTCCCCACGCGCCGCCTCCCGCCCGGGCTCCTCGGCGGTCTGGGGGCGCTGCGTCCCAGCGCCCCGGCGGCCCGCGGCGGCGCGTCACGTGCCTCCCCgctgctcctcctcctgctgctgccctCCCCGCGCTTGGCCGCTGCCACCCCGCGCCGGCCGCTGGCGGACTGGGAGCGATCGCGCGCCGGGCCCTCGGCTGCCCCGGCAGGGCGCGGCGGCGCGAGGAGGTGCCAGCCGGGCCTGGCCCCGGGCGTCGCCTGTGCGGCGGGCGCGCTCCACCTGTGCCTCGGCCAGGTGGCCGCCCTCGCTTCCTCCAGGAGAG AGCTGAGCGTCTGTGCTGGGAGCCTGCATCTGGAGAGCAAAAGGAGAGATTTCACGTCTTTTCGGAGTAGGAAGCTCTACTTTGACACCCATGCCTTAGTGTGTTTACTCGAAGAAAATG GGTTTACTACTCAACAAGCAGAAATCATTGTCTCTGCCTTAGTCAAGATCATGGAGGCCAACATGGATATCGTCTACAAAGATATGGTCACCAAGATGCAGCAG gaGATCACTCTTCAGGAAATAATGTCTCAGATTGCTAATGTGAAAAAAGATATGATTATTTTGGAGAAGAGTGAATTTTCAGCCCTCAGATCAGAAAATGAG aaaatgaaacttgAACTACATCGGTTAAAACAACAAGTAATG GATGAAGTGATCAAAGTCCGAACAGATACCAAATTAGATTTCAATCTAGAAAAGAGCAGAGTAAAAGAATTG TATTCATTAAACGAAAGGAAGCTGCTGGAAGTAAAAACAGAAGTGGTATCATTG cacGCGCAGCAAGATCGGGCCATCACGCAGACAGACAGGAAGATAGATACCGAGGTTGCTGGCCTCAAAACCATGCTTGAGTCACACAAGcttgataatattaaatatttagcag TTGACTTTATAACTCTGAGTGGTGGTGGACGAAGCAAAGAAGACTCCACTCAGCTGGGCCAGTGA
- the MCUR1 gene encoding mitochondrial calcium uniporter regulator 1 isoform X2, producing MCSAPPRAPATQPLPQRAPGAQPRPRREPGAPPSRSAPPPENARSPARPAGKRRLGATAHARSCRWCLAGAARDRHEGVRGPVTVSGMDCGSVANERPKRRRRLLLSLAAGRGGGPGGRGVPTRRLPPGLLGGLGALRPSAPAARGGASRASPLLLLLLLPSPRLAAATPRRPLADWERSRAGPSAAPAGRGGARRCQPGLAPGVACAAGALHLCLGQVAALASSRRELSVCAGSLHLESKRRDFTSFRSRKLYFDTHALVCLLEENGFTTQQAEIIVSALVKIMEANMDIVYKDMVTKMQQEITLQEIMSQIANVKKDMIILEKSEFSALRSENEKMKLELHRLKQQVMDEVIKVRTDTKLDFNLEKSRVKELYSLNERKLLEVKTEVVSLHAQQDRAITQTDRKIDTEVAGLKTMLESHKLDNIKYLAGSVFTCLTVALGFYRLWI from the exons ATGTGCTCTGCCCCGCCCCGGGCGCCCgccacccagcccctccctcagcGCGCACCGGgagcccagccccgcccccggcgCGAGCCCGGAGCCCCGCCTAGCCGCTCAGCTCCGCCCCCGGAGAATGCACGGAGCCCCGCCCGTCCGGCAGGAAAGCGCAGGCTCGGCGCCACCGCCCACGCTCGCTCCTGCCGCTGGTGTCTGGCTGGGGCCGCGCGTGACCGGCATGAGGGCGTTCGCGGGCCAGTGACCGTGTCGGGGATGGACTGCGGCTCCGTCGCGAACGAGAGGCCGAAGCGCCGCCGGCGGCTTCTGCTCTCCCTGGCCGCCGGCCGCGGTGGAGGCCCCGGAGGCCGCGGCGTCCCCACGCGCCGCCTCCCGCCCGGGCTCCTCGGCGGTCTGGGGGCGCTGCGTCCCAGCGCCCCGGCGGCCCGCGGCGGCGCGTCACGTGCCTCCCCgctgctcctcctcctgctgctgccctCCCCGCGCTTGGCCGCTGCCACCCCGCGCCGGCCGCTGGCGGACTGGGAGCGATCGCGCGCCGGGCCCTCGGCTGCCCCGGCAGGGCGCGGCGGCGCGAGGAGGTGCCAGCCGGGCCTGGCCCCGGGCGTCGCCTGTGCGGCGGGCGCGCTCCACCTGTGCCTCGGCCAGGTGGCCGCCCTCGCTTCCTCCAGGAGAG AGCTGAGCGTCTGTGCTGGGAGCCTGCATCTGGAGAGCAAAAGGAGAGATTTCACGTCTTTTCGGAGTAGGAAGCTCTACTTTGACACCCATGCCTTAGTGTGTTTACTCGAAGAAAATG GGTTTACTACTCAACAAGCAGAAATCATTGTCTCTGCCTTAGTCAAGATCATGGAGGCCAACATGGATATCGTCTACAAAGATATGGTCACCAAGATGCAGCAG gaGATCACTCTTCAGGAAATAATGTCTCAGATTGCTAATGTGAAAAAAGATATGATTATTTTGGAGAAGAGTGAATTTTCAGCCCTCAGATCAGAAAATGAG aaaatgaaacttgAACTACATCGGTTAAAACAACAAGTAATG GATGAAGTGATCAAAGTCCGAACAGATACCAAATTAGATTTCAATCTAGAAAAGAGCAGAGTAAAAGAATTG TATTCATTAAACGAAAGGAAGCTGCTGGAAGTAAAAACAGAAGTGGTATCATTG cacGCGCAGCAAGATCGGGCCATCACGCAGACAGACAGGAAGATAGATACCGAGGTTGCTGGCCTCAAAACCATGCTTGAGTCACACAAGcttgataatattaaatatttagcag gATCTGTATTTACGTGCCTAACAGTAGCTCTGGGATTTTATCGTCTGTGGATATAA